The Euphorbia lathyris chromosome 8, ddEupLath1.1, whole genome shotgun sequence genome has a window encoding:
- the LOC136203700 gene encoding actin-related protein 6, with the protein MTKMKSTFYTPTQLYPFSDMSNVVVLDNGGGSIKAGHGGERDPLTVIPNCLYRPLSSKKFLHPSPTTSASASEDLTSAAVRRPIDRGYLINPDLQRDIWNHLFSSILRINPSNFNLLLTEPPFTLPSIQRATDELVFEEFGFKSLFIADSPKLVHLYEASRRPYGLVSKAQCSLVVDCGFSFTHAAPVFQNFTLNYGVKRIDLGGKALTNYLKELVSYRSVNLSDESFLMDDVKEKLCFVSLNMTRDLQIARKRGRDNLLRCTYVLPDGINHTKGFVKDPDEAKRYQNLTNVSGMDQSEVSEKPEDRKRVDLTRNEFDLTNERFLVPEMIFHPADLGMNQAGLAECIVRAVNSCHSLLHPVLYQSIILTGGSTLFPRFAERLEMELRPLVPDEYQVKITTQEDPILGVWRGGSLLASNPDFESMCVTKSEYEELGSARCRKRFFQ; encoded by the exons ATGACGAAAATGAAATCTACCTTCTACACTCCCACCCAGCTATACCCTTTCTCCGATATGTCCAATGTTGTTGTCCTCGATAACGGCGGAGGCTCTATTAAAGCCGGCCACGGCGGAGAACGTGACCCCCTCACTGTTATCCCTAATTGCCTTTACCGTCCTTTATCCTCCAAGAAATTCCTCCACCCTTCTCCGACcacctctgcctctgcctccgAAGACTTAACCTCCGCCGCTGTCCGCCGTCCAATTGACCGGGGCTATCTCATTAACCCTGACCTCCAGCGGGATATCTGGAATCATCTTTTTTCCTCTATTCTCCGCATTAATCCCTCCAATTTTAACCTCCTCTTAACTGAACCACCTTTTACTCTCCCGTCAATCCAGCGCGCAACCGACGAACTTGTATTTGAGGAATTTGGTTTCAAATCTCTCTTCATCGCCGACTCGCCTAAGCTTGTTCATCTCTACGAAGCGAGTAGGCGGCCGTATGGATTGGTTTCCAAGGCACAGTGTAGTTTGGTTGTGGATTGTGGATTCTCATTCACTCATGCTGCTCCTGTTTTTCAGAATTTTACGCTTAATTATGGTGTGAAGCGAATTGATTTGGGTGGGAAAGCTTTGACTAATTACTTGAAAGAGTTGGTTTCTTATCGTTCTGTTAATTTGTCGGATGAGAGCTTTCTTATGGATGATGTGAAAGAGAAACTCTGCTTCGTTTCCCTTAACATGACTCGCGATTTGCAGATTGCAAG AAAGCGTGGGAGAGACAATCTATTGCGCTGTACATATGTTCTTCCTGATGGCATCAACCATACAAAGGGTTTTGTTAAAGATCCAGATGAGGCAAAGAGGTATCAAAATCTGACTAATGTGTCTGGCATGGATCAATCTGAAGTTTCAGAGAAGCCTGAGGACAGGAAAAGAGTTGATTTGACAAGAAAT GAGTTCGACTTGACAAATGAGAGATTCCTTGTTCCAGAAATGATTTTCCATCCTGCAGATTTGG GTATGAACCAAGCTGGACTGGCAGAGTGCATTGTTCGAGCTGTCAACTCCTGCCATTCTCTACTTCACCCAGTACTCTACCAGAG CATTATATTAACTGGTGGGAGCACATTATTTCCTCGATTTGCTGAGAGACT AGAAATGGAGCTCCGACCTCTTGTCCCAGATGAGTATCAAGTGAAGATAACTACACAAGAAGA TCCCATACTAGGTGTATGGAGAGGTGGGTCGCTTTTGGCATCAAATCCTGACTTCGAATCAATGTGTGTCACCAAGTCTGAGTATGAGGAACTTGGATCTGCTCGATGTCGCAAAAGATTCTTCCAATGA